The Solanum pennellii chromosome 11, SPENNV200 genome contains a region encoding:
- the LOC107003180 gene encoding uncharacterized protein LOC107003180 isoform X3 produces the protein MSSLLGRAGTAGLGKAVNVLDTLGSSMTNLNLSSGFVSNMATKGNKISILAFEVANTIVKAANLMHSLSEENVKHLKEVVLLSEGVQLLITKDMDELLRIAAADKRDELKIFSGEVVRFGNRCKDPQWHNLERYFEKLESELTPHEHLKEEAEALMVQLMISVQYTAELYHEFHALDRFEQDYRRKVQEEDTSSATQRGDTIAILRADLKSQRKHVKNLKKKSLWSKILEEVTEKLVDIVHYLHLEIHAAFGCADGEISMKNNNQRLGSAGLALHYANIITQIDTIVARPGSVPPNTRDALYHGLPPSIKSALRFKLMSFSLKEELTVPQIKGEMEKTLQWLVPMAANTTKAHHGFGWVGEWANTGSEMNRKSSSQVDLLRIETLYHADKEKTEAYILELVVWLHYLVSQSKRANAGVRSPVKSPICSPNQKTIELSNHQSSSPSSPLSVEDQEMLRDVSKRKLTPGISKSQEFAKTGLSKYNRLSKSSSHSPINETRKNPFPIKRPSSVPVFDFDTDRLKALDVIDRVDTVRGA, from the exons ATGAGTTCACTGTTGGGAAGAGCAGGTACGGCGGGGCTTGGGAAGGCTGTAAATGTGTTGGACACACTGGGTAGCAGCATGACAAACTTAAACTTAAGTAGCGGTTTTGTGTCAAACATGGCAACCAAGggaaataaaatttcaattttggcATTTGAAGTTGCAAATACCATTGTCAAGGCTGCCAATCTTATGCATTCTCTTTCAGAAgaaaatgtgaaacatttgaAGGAGGTGGTGCTTCTTTCAGAAGGTGTGCAGCTCCTGATAACAAAGGATATGGATGAACTCTTGAGAATTGCTGCAGCAGACAAGAG GGATGAACTGAAAATATTCTCCGGTGAAGTGGTTCGTTTTGGAAATCGCTGTAAAGATCCTCAATGGCACAACTTGGAACGTTACTTCGAAAA GCTGGAATCTGAGCTGACACCTCATGAGCACTTGAAAGAAGAAGCAGAGGCTCTAATGGTGCAGTTGATGATCTCGGTTCAGTATACAGCT GAACTGTACCATGAATTCCATGCTTTGGACAGATTTGAGCAAGATTATCGACgtaaagttcaagaagaggatACTTCAAGTGCTACTCAGAGAG GAGATACCATTGCAATTTTAAGGGCAGACTTGAAAAGTCAAAGGAAACAtgtcaaaaatttgaaaaagaaatccCTCTGGTCCAAGATATTAGAAGAG GTAACAGAGAAGCTTGTGGACATTGTGCATTATCTTCATTTGGAAATCCATGCTGCATTTGGCTGTGCTG ATGGAGAGATATCTATGAAAAACAACAACCAGAGGTTGGGATCTGCTGGTCTTGCATTGCATTATGCAAATATCATCACTCAGATTGATACAATT GTTGCTCGACCAGGTTCAGTGCCCCCAAATACAAGAGATGCTCTATACCATGGGTTGCCACCAAGCATAAAGTCAGCTTTACGTTTCAAACTAATGTCATTCTCACTCAAGGAAGAG TTGACAGTGCCACAAATCAAAGGTGAAATGGAGAAAACATTGCAGTGGCTTGTACCGATGGCAGCCAATACTACCAA AGCTCATCATGGCTTTGGATGGGTTGGAGAATGGGCAAATACAGG GTCCGAAATGAACAGGAAATCTTCAAGCCAGGTTGATCTTCTTCGAATTGAGACACTGTATCATGCAGATAAGGAGAAAACAGAAGCATATATTCTTGAATTAGTGGTGTGGCTCCATTATCTTGTCAGCCAGTCGAAACGTGCTAATGCTGGAGTGAGATCTCCAGTAAAATCTCCAATCTGTTCCCCTAATCAAAAGACGATTGAGTTGTCTAATCACCAATCAAGCTCTCCATCATCCCCATTATCGGTTGAAGACCAAGAAATGCTCCGCGATGTAAGCAAGAGAAAACTCACTCCAGGGATTAGCAAGTCTCAAGAATTTGCAAAAACAGGGTTGAGCAAGTACAACAGGCTGAGTAAGAGCAGTAGCCATTCACCTATAAATGAAACCAGAAAGAACCCATTCCCTATCAAGAGACCGTCTTCTGTTCCAGTGTTTGACTTTGACACTGATCGCTTGAAAGCTTTGGATGTCATCGACAGGGTGGACACAGTTAGAGGTGCATAA
- the LOC107003180 gene encoding uncharacterized protein LOC107003180 isoform X1, whose product MGGLCSRRANADSTTDRGIPHGNGHLSYGAGTVYQSRGLPIQLSSDPMPPAGESQQLSEPTLSYPEMNDISLGIPMDDVDDGIPILSRVLSNKSISARSKQVAIAKVSEMSSLLGRAGTAGLGKAVNVLDTLGSSMTNLNLSSGFVSNMATKGNKISILAFEVANTIVKAANLMHSLSEENVKHLKEVVLLSEGVQLLITKDMDELLRIAAADKRDELKIFSGEVVRFGNRCKDPQWHNLERYFEKLESELTPHEHLKEEAEALMVQLMISVQYTAELYHEFHALDRFEQDYRRKVQEEDTSSATQRGDTIAILRADLKSQRKHVKNLKKKSLWSKILEEVTEKLVDIVHYLHLEIHAAFGCADGEISMKNNNQRLGSAGLALHYANIITQIDTIVARPGSVPPNTRDALYHGLPPSIKSALRFKLMSFSLKEELTVPQIKGEMEKTLQWLVPMAANTTKAHHGFGWVGEWANTGSEMNRKSSSQVDLLRIETLYHADKEKTEAYILELVVWLHYLVSQSKRANAGVRSPVKSPICSPNQKTIELSNHQSSSPSSPLSVEDQEMLRDVSKRKLTPGISKSQEFAKTGLSKYNRLSKSSSHSPINETRKNPFPIKRPSSVPVFDFDTDRLKALDVIDRVDTVRGA is encoded by the exons ATGGGTGGTCTTTGTTCTAGAAGGGCTAACGCTGATAGCACAACGGATCGTGGCATTCCACATGGGAATGGTCATCTTAGTTATGGTGCTGGAACTGTTTATCAGTCGCGTGGATTGCCCATACAACTAAGCAGTGATCCTATGCCCCCTGCTGGGGAAAGCCAGCAACTATCTGAACCAACATTATCTTATCCGGAGATGAATGATATTTCTCTTGGGATTCCTATGGATGATGTTGATGATGGAATTCCAATATTGTCAAGGGTTTTATCCAACAAGTCCATATCAGCAAGGTCAAAGCAAGTTGCAATTGCAAAG GTTTCCGAAATGAGTTCACTGTTGGGAAGAGCAGGTACGGCGGGGCTTGGGAAGGCTGTAAATGTGTTGGACACACTGGGTAGCAGCATGACAAACTTAAACTTAAGTAGCGGTTTTGTGTCAAACATGGCAACCAAGggaaataaaatttcaattttggcATTTGAAGTTGCAAATACCATTGTCAAGGCTGCCAATCTTATGCATTCTCTTTCAGAAgaaaatgtgaaacatttgaAGGAGGTGGTGCTTCTTTCAGAAGGTGTGCAGCTCCTGATAACAAAGGATATGGATGAACTCTTGAGAATTGCTGCAGCAGACAAGAG GGATGAACTGAAAATATTCTCCGGTGAAGTGGTTCGTTTTGGAAATCGCTGTAAAGATCCTCAATGGCACAACTTGGAACGTTACTTCGAAAA GCTGGAATCTGAGCTGACACCTCATGAGCACTTGAAAGAAGAAGCAGAGGCTCTAATGGTGCAGTTGATGATCTCGGTTCAGTATACAGCT GAACTGTACCATGAATTCCATGCTTTGGACAGATTTGAGCAAGATTATCGACgtaaagttcaagaagaggatACTTCAAGTGCTACTCAGAGAG GAGATACCATTGCAATTTTAAGGGCAGACTTGAAAAGTCAAAGGAAACAtgtcaaaaatttgaaaaagaaatccCTCTGGTCCAAGATATTAGAAGAG GTAACAGAGAAGCTTGTGGACATTGTGCATTATCTTCATTTGGAAATCCATGCTGCATTTGGCTGTGCTG ATGGAGAGATATCTATGAAAAACAACAACCAGAGGTTGGGATCTGCTGGTCTTGCATTGCATTATGCAAATATCATCACTCAGATTGATACAATT GTTGCTCGACCAGGTTCAGTGCCCCCAAATACAAGAGATGCTCTATACCATGGGTTGCCACCAAGCATAAAGTCAGCTTTACGTTTCAAACTAATGTCATTCTCACTCAAGGAAGAG TTGACAGTGCCACAAATCAAAGGTGAAATGGAGAAAACATTGCAGTGGCTTGTACCGATGGCAGCCAATACTACCAA AGCTCATCATGGCTTTGGATGGGTTGGAGAATGGGCAAATACAGG GTCCGAAATGAACAGGAAATCTTCAAGCCAGGTTGATCTTCTTCGAATTGAGACACTGTATCATGCAGATAAGGAGAAAACAGAAGCATATATTCTTGAATTAGTGGTGTGGCTCCATTATCTTGTCAGCCAGTCGAAACGTGCTAATGCTGGAGTGAGATCTCCAGTAAAATCTCCAATCTGTTCCCCTAATCAAAAGACGATTGAGTTGTCTAATCACCAATCAAGCTCTCCATCATCCCCATTATCGGTTGAAGACCAAGAAATGCTCCGCGATGTAAGCAAGAGAAAACTCACTCCAGGGATTAGCAAGTCTCAAGAATTTGCAAAAACAGGGTTGAGCAAGTACAACAGGCTGAGTAAGAGCAGTAGCCATTCACCTATAAATGAAACCAGAAAGAACCCATTCCCTATCAAGAGACCGTCTTCTGTTCCAGTGTTTGACTTTGACACTGATCGCTTGAAAGCTTTGGATGTCATCGACAGGGTGGACACAGTTAGAGGTGCATAA